In Lewinellaceae bacterium, a single window of DNA contains:
- a CDS encoding PKD domain-containing protein: protein MSLNNSQGQVIEKNISLVQDTLRWGSLMAIRHANGRDWWLLDPEANTNQYYTLLFGPQGVEDISIQALGGTVMDGGGSAVFSPDGARYARLTIVNAGDDADHCLNIYDFDRCNGRLSNTVEIVFQDAAFAGEGIAISENGRFLYVIGFINIWQFDLLAGDIAASRTLVAANDGFVSPANTTTPFHAAQLAPNGKIYVNCSSNANYFHIIHSPNQKGLACNVEQHALEIPTLNYQSIPNFPYYGLGPLDGSPCDTLGIDNPPPQAAFSYSVEDSAALQVAFYDGTRFSPESWLWDFGDGQSSAERFPVHAYAEAGVYEVCLTASNQTGSDTFCDTVRFVVSSLLPVDGSGAAVRVFPNPASGVVTLSAQGLPAGVRAAELVLYDALGREVLRQGVAMVDGGILRRLDLASMPSGVYFWSMRAASGEELGVGRVVKR, encoded by the coding sequence ATGAGCTTAAATAATAGCCAAGGGCAGGTAATAGAAAAAAACATATCGCTCGTACAAGACACGCTCCGGTGGGGAAGCCTCATGGCTATCCGGCATGCCAACGGGCGGGATTGGTGGCTGCTCGATCCGGAAGCCAATACTAACCAGTATTATACTTTGTTGTTCGGGCCGCAAGGAGTGGAGGATATTTCTATTCAGGCACTTGGAGGGACGGTTATGGACGGCGGCGGGAGTGCCGTTTTTTCTCCTGATGGTGCCCGATATGCCCGCTTAACTATTGTGAACGCCGGCGATGATGCTGACCACTGCCTGAATATTTACGATTTCGACAGGTGCAATGGGCGACTGTCGAACACTGTGGAAATTGTTTTCCAAGATGCCGCCTTTGCGGGCGAGGGCATAGCCATCTCTGAAAACGGCCGCTTCCTTTATGTAATCGGATTTATTAATATCTGGCAGTTCGACCTATTGGCGGGAGACATCGCCGCATCAAGAACTTTGGTGGCAGCAAATGACGGGTTTGTATCTCCCGCTAACACTACTACTCCTTTTCACGCCGCCCAACTTGCCCCCAACGGCAAAATCTATGTCAATTGCTCCTCCAACGCCAACTACTTTCACATCATCCACTCCCCCAACCAAAAGGGACTGGCCTGCAACGTAGAACAGCACGCCTTAGAAATCCCCACCCTAAACTACCAAAGCATCCCCAACTTCCCCTACTACGGCCTGGGCCCCTTAGACGGCAGCCCCTGCGACACCCTCGGCATCGACAACCCGCCGCCGCAGGCGGCCTTCAGCTACTCCGTCGAAGACAGCGCTGCCCTGCAAGTAGCCTTCTACGACGGCACGCGCTTCAGCCCCGAGAGCTGGCTCTGGGATTTTGGAGACGGGCAGAGCAGCGCGGAGCGCTTTCCGGTGCATGCGTACGCGGAAGCGGGCGTGTATGAGGTGTGTTTGACGGCCAGCAATCAGACGGGGAGCGATACGTTTTGCGATACGGTGCGGTTTGTAGTGAGTAGTTTGTTGCCGGTTGATGGTTCGGGGGCGGCGGTGCGGGTGTTTCCCAACCCGGCCTCCGGTGTGGTTACGTTGTCTGCCCAGGGGCTGCCGGCAGGAGTGCGGGCGGCGGAGTTGGTGCTGTATGATGCGCTGGGGCGGGAGGTGTTGCGGCAGGGCGTAGCGATGGTGGATGGCGGTATTTTGCGGCGGTTGGATTTGGCGAGTATGCCGTCCGGGGTGTATTTTTGGTCGATGCGGGCGGCATCCGGCGAGGAGTTGGGAGTGGGTAGGGTGGTGAAGCGGTGA
- a CDS encoding NADPH-dependent 2,4-dienoyl-CoA reductase, translating into MHEQYPHLLAPLGLGFTTLKNRVLMGSMHTGLEEEKNGFERMAAYFAERARGGVGLIVTGGIAPNRAGWVSPFSAKLSNRGEMKKHRLITEGVHAEDGKICLQILHAGRYGYHPLAVAPSAIKSPISPFKPWKLSGSGVERTIRAFVRTAKLAQEAGYDGVEVMGSEGYLINQFIVSKTNKRADQWGGPYENRIRFPIEIVRRIREAVGRDFIIIYRLSMLDLVDDGSTWEEIELLARRIEEAGATIINTGIGWHEARVPTIATMVPRGGFSWVTKRLMGKVGIPLITTNRINTPGLAEKILADGHADMVSMARPFLADPEFVKKAMEKRADEINTCIACNQACLDHVFDRKTSSCLVNPRACHETELQYVPAKSKKKIGVVGAGPAGLGFATVAAERGHEVHLYEAGGEIGGQFNMAKRIPGKEEFYETIRYFRKQIEKTGVHLRLNTRADVELLAGQGFDEVVIATGVLPRQVQIEGIGHPKVLSYIEVLKGLMPVGERVAIIGAGGIGFDVAEFLSHEGEPTSLNVAAFMEEWGVDMDYNNRGAIAKPAPEPPAREIYLCQRSKGKLGAGLGKTTGWVHRTALRRRNVKMLSEVQYERIDDQGLHLTVKGEPRVLEVDNVVICAGQKPLRDLWAPLREKGITVHLIGGADEARELDAKRAIYQASWLAAGV; encoded by the coding sequence ATGCACGAACAATATCCACACCTGCTCGCCCCGCTCGGCCTGGGCTTTACCACGCTGAAGAACCGCGTCCTGATGGGTTCTATGCATACGGGCCTGGAAGAAGAAAAGAACGGCTTTGAACGCATGGCCGCCTACTTTGCCGAGCGCGCCCGCGGCGGCGTAGGGCTGATCGTCACCGGCGGGATCGCGCCCAACCGGGCGGGCTGGGTGTCGCCCTTTTCCGCTAAGTTGTCGAACCGGGGGGAGATGAAAAAACACCGCCTGATCACGGAAGGGGTGCATGCCGAAGACGGCAAGATTTGCCTGCAGATCCTTCACGCCGGGCGGTATGGCTACCATCCGCTGGCGGTAGCGCCTTCGGCCATCAAATCGCCCATATCCCCATTCAAGCCCTGGAAGTTGTCGGGCAGCGGGGTGGAGCGCACCATCCGCGCCTTTGTGCGCACGGCCAAACTGGCGCAGGAAGCCGGCTACGATGGGGTAGAGGTGATGGGTTCGGAAGGCTACCTCATCAACCAGTTCATCGTATCGAAGACCAACAAACGCGCCGATCAATGGGGCGGCCCGTACGAAAACCGCATCCGCTTCCCCATCGAGATCGTGCGCCGCATCCGGGAGGCGGTGGGCCGGGATTTCATCATCATCTACCGCCTTTCCATGCTCGACCTGGTGGACGACGGCAGCACCTGGGAGGAAATAGAACTGCTGGCCCGGCGCATCGAAGAGGCCGGCGCCACCATCATCAACACTGGCATCGGCTGGCACGAGGCCCGGGTGCCGACCATCGCTACCATGGTGCCGCGCGGCGGCTTCAGCTGGGTGACCAAGCGCCTGATGGGCAAGGTGGGCATACCGCTCATCACTACCAACCGCATCAATACGCCGGGCCTGGCCGAAAAAATCCTCGCCGATGGCCATGCCGACATGGTCTCCATGGCGCGCCCTTTCCTGGCCGATCCCGAGTTTGTGAAAAAGGCGATGGAAAAACGGGCGGACGAGATCAACACCTGCATCGCCTGCAACCAGGCCTGCCTCGATCACGTTTTCGACCGAAAAACTTCCAGTTGCCTGGTCAACCCCCGTGCCTGCCACGAGACGGAGCTGCAATACGTGCCCGCCAAATCAAAAAAGAAGATCGGCGTAGTGGGCGCCGGGCCGGCTGGGCTGGGCTTTGCTACCGTAGCTGCAGAACGCGGCCACGAGGTGCACCTCTACGAGGCCGGCGGCGAGATCGGCGGGCAGTTCAATATGGCCAAGCGCATCCCGGGCAAGGAAGAGTTTTACGAGACCATCCGCTATTTTCGAAAGCAAATAGAAAAGACGGGCGTGCACCTGCGCCTCAATACCCGCGCCGATGTGGAGCTACTGGCTGGCCAGGGTTTCGATGAGGTCGTTATCGCTACCGGCGTTCTGCCCCGGCAGGTGCAAATTGAAGGTATCGGGCATCCCAAAGTGCTCAGTTACATCGAAGTGCTGAAAGGCCTCATGCCGGTAGGCGAGCGGGTGGCCATCATCGGCGCGGGCGGTATCGGCTTCGACGTGGCGGAGTTCCTCAGCCACGAAGGAGAGCCTACCAGCCTGAACGTGGCCGCCTTCATGGAAGAGTGGGGCGTGGATATGGATTACAACAACCGGGGAGCCATCGCCAAGCCTGCCCCCGAACCGCCCGCCCGGGAAATCTACCTCTGCCAGCGCTCCAAAGGCAAGCTGGGCGCCGGCCTGGGCAAGACCACGGGTTGGGTGCACCGCACTGCCCTGCGCCGCCGCAATGTGAAAATGCTCAGCGAGGTGCAGTATGAGCGCATCGACGATCAGGGGCTGCACCTCACCGTCAAAGGGGAGCCACGGGTGCTGGAAGTGGACAACGTGGTCATCTGCGCCGGCCAGAAGCCGTTGCGGGATTTGTGGGCGCCCCTACGGGAAAAGGGCATCACCGTTCACCTCATCGGCGGGGCGGACGAGGCGCGGGAGCTGGATGCGAAGCGGGCGATTTATCAGGCGAGCTGGCTGGCGGCGGGGGTGTGA
- a CDS encoding rhodanese-like domain-containing protein — MFIRDIPNAMSGTIIDVRSREDYDLSHAKDSINIPWDLHLYYLNELEELSQPWIFCCEDGIHSSGVVQSLKMLGYEDVYIANRWFDIDREKAEMLAKVA; from the coding sequence ATGTTTATCCGAGACATACCCAACGCAATGAGCGGCACCATCATTGACGTCCGCTCCCGGGAAGACTACGATCTTTCCCATGCCAAAGATTCCATCAATATTCCCTGGGATCTTCACCTGTACTACCTGAATGAACTGGAAGAACTGTCCCAACCCTGGATATTTTGCTGCGAGGACGGCATCCATTCCAGCGGGGTTGTCCAGTCTCTGAAAATGCTGGGTTACGAAGACGTGTACATCGCCAACCGCTGGTTCGACATCGACCGGGAGAAGGCCGAGATGCTGGCGAAAGTGGCCTGA
- a CDS encoding TraB/GumN family protein, whose translation MRQFCYSIFFTLLAVSAWAQPATSAKYAPTVEENALLWEISGKELANPSYLFGTIHMIGKEDFFLTDATKSSLEKAQQVTFEIDMEDMMDVAKLVPLLMKSFMANDTTLSDLLNEEDYKLVEEHFEAVGLPMMFLNRIKPMFLSALGGEDMFSLGSGEESQMVSYEMELMQMAQGRQLPIEGLETAEYQMSMFDSIPYTVQAQMLVESIKSGSADDGQFGQMVELYKNQDLQGMQSMMADEASGIGGYEDLLLVRRNRNWIPVMGEMMMAKPTFFAVGAGHLGGDEGVVALLREAGYTVKPLK comes from the coding sequence ATGCGACAATTTTGTTATTCCATATTTTTCACCCTGCTGGCTGTTAGTGCCTGGGCGCAGCCGGCTACTTCTGCGAAATATGCCCCAACTGTTGAAGAAAATGCGTTGCTCTGGGAGATCAGCGGCAAAGAGCTGGCAAATCCTTCCTACCTCTTCGGCACCATCCACATGATCGGAAAGGAAGATTTTTTCCTGACGGACGCCACCAAGTCATCCCTTGAAAAGGCCCAGCAGGTAACTTTCGAGATCGACATGGAAGACATGATGGATGTCGCCAAGCTGGTGCCTTTGCTGATGAAGTCGTTCATGGCCAACGATACGACCCTGAGCGACCTGCTCAACGAGGAAGATTACAAGCTGGTGGAAGAGCATTTCGAAGCGGTTGGCCTGCCCATGATGTTCCTGAACCGCATCAAGCCCATGTTCCTTTCCGCCCTGGGCGGCGAGGATATGTTCAGCCTGGGCAGCGGCGAGGAGAGCCAGATGGTCTCCTACGAAATGGAGCTCATGCAGATGGCGCAGGGGCGCCAACTGCCCATTGAGGGGCTTGAAACCGCCGAGTACCAGATGAGTATGTTCGACAGCATCCCCTATACCGTGCAGGCCCAAATGCTGGTCGAATCCATCAAGTCGGGAAGCGCCGACGACGGGCAATTCGGCCAGATGGTTGAGCTTTACAAAAACCAGGACCTGCAGGGCATGCAGTCCATGATGGCAGACGAAGCCTCTGGCATCGGCGGCTACGAAGACCTGCTGCTGGTGCGCCGCAACCGCAACTGGATACCGGTGATGGGCGAAATGATGATGGCCAAGCCTACCTTCTTTGCCGTTGGCGCCGGCCACCTGGGGGGTGACGAAGGGGTGGTGGCCCTGTTGAGGGAAGCGGGGTATACGGTGAAGCCTCTAAAGTAG
- a CDS encoding T9SS type A sorting domain-containing protein → MYGRPLLLILFVSVALAAAAQTADVQNYRTLDGSQNNLSNPNWGAAGTDLLQFSGVGYANAISTPAGPDRPNPREISNRIFAQNGLLNDPMNLSDFCWVWGQFIDHDIGLTPDGSENADISVPQGDPWFDPFNTGQMRIPMKRNVFDPATGTNIFNPRRHPNMITAFVDGSGVYGSDVQRANWLRTFSGGKLKTSAGNLPPFNTYNGENNTPIDPNAPHMDNPVGISQKVFVAGDVRANENPLLLGFHAIFLREHNRQCDVLALQHPDWTDEELYQHARKIVGALIQSVVYNEWLPAMGVNLPAYNGYRPDVDPQLMNVFTAAAFRLGHTLLNGRLMRVDNNGNEIPEGHVLLRDAFFNPFSVMDVGIEPFIKGMAIQTQQSFDAKVIDDVRNFLFGPPGAGGLDLASININRGRERGLPDYNTIRQAFGLQRYVFFQQINPSQSVYQTLVTLYDDINDVDPWVGMLAEQRMPGALFGPTVMKIMEVQFTALRNGDRFFYENDPVLSPEEKEVIRHTSLHDIIMRNTGITLMQDKVFESMPHSDICGNMTADVAGNIFTETGLPVPDASVRVLSSNNTQELLSSPDGNFYFVDVPACNVNAIDVSKIDDVTNGVSTADLVFIQQHILGIQQLDSPYKIIAADADRSGAVTALDQIYIRKVILGISTAFPNNNSWRFVRADYVFQTSNPLSEDFPETVEVGDILSNDMNVNFIAVKVGDVTGDVDPANNLNPVEPRAVLAFELDDMELQAGETYNIAFTADAFGGVRGYQFGIGYDEQVLEFEGVLPGSLTGLSEDNFGVFAGEGLVTTSWFKTEHFEASGSAPLFYLSFRALQNAQLSEVLALNDRKTKGEAYDTYLEPMGVALEFNATGGTADEAAFALYQNRPNPFANATAIPFRLPAEGWAKLTVFDATGKALLVKQGNFAAGYNEWQLNRNEVRSSGLLYYRVETENATATQRMIIAD, encoded by the coding sequence ATGTACGGACGACCTTTACTCTTAATCCTTTTTGTCTCAGTAGCGCTGGCCGCCGCCGCACAAACGGCCGATGTGCAAAACTACCGTACTTTAGACGGTAGCCAAAACAACCTGAGCAACCCCAACTGGGGAGCGGCAGGCACCGACCTGCTCCAGTTTTCCGGGGTTGGCTACGCCAATGCCATTAGTACGCCCGCCGGGCCGGATCGCCCCAACCCCCGGGAGATCAGCAACCGCATCTTTGCGCAGAACGGCCTGCTCAACGACCCCATGAACCTCAGCGACTTCTGTTGGGTTTGGGGGCAGTTCATCGACCACGACATCGGCCTTACGCCCGATGGCAGTGAAAATGCCGACATCTCCGTTCCGCAGGGCGACCCCTGGTTCGACCCCTTCAACACCGGCCAGATGCGAATCCCCATGAAGCGCAACGTCTTCGACCCGGCTACGGGCACGAACATCTTCAACCCCCGCCGGCATCCCAATATGATCACGGCTTTCGTCGACGGTTCGGGCGTTTATGGCTCTGACGTGCAACGCGCCAACTGGCTGCGCACCTTTTCCGGCGGCAAGCTCAAAACCTCAGCCGGCAACCTGCCGCCCTTCAATACTTACAACGGGGAGAACAATACGCCCATCGACCCCAACGCACCTCACATGGACAATCCGGTGGGCATCAGCCAGAAGGTATTCGTCGCGGGCGATGTCCGCGCCAATGAAAACCCTCTGTTGCTGGGGTTCCATGCCATATTTCTGCGCGAACACAACCGGCAATGCGATGTGCTGGCTTTGCAGCACCCCGATTGGACGGATGAGGAGCTCTATCAGCACGCCAGGAAGATCGTCGGCGCCCTTATACAGTCTGTGGTCTACAACGAATGGCTGCCGGCTATGGGCGTCAACCTGCCCGCCTACAATGGCTACCGTCCGGATGTCGACCCGCAGTTGATGAACGTCTTCACCGCAGCCGCCTTCCGCCTCGGCCATACCCTGCTCAACGGCAGGCTGATGCGGGTAGACAACAACGGCAACGAAATTCCAGAGGGCCATGTCCTGCTCCGGGACGCCTTCTTCAACCCCTTCTCCGTCATGGATGTGGGCATCGAGCCTTTCATCAAAGGCATGGCCATTCAGACCCAGCAGAGCTTCGACGCCAAAGTGATCGACGACGTGCGCAACTTCCTCTTCGGCCCTCCGGGCGCCGGCGGGCTCGACCTGGCCTCTATCAACATCAACCGTGGCCGGGAGCGCGGATTGCCAGACTACAACACCATCCGCCAGGCTTTTGGCCTGCAGCGCTATGTGTTCTTCCAGCAGATCAACCCCAGCCAGAGTGTCTACCAGACCCTTGTGACGCTTTACGACGACATCAACGACGTAGACCCCTGGGTGGGCATGCTGGCCGAGCAACGCATGCCGGGCGCGCTCTTCGGCCCTACCGTGATGAAGATCATGGAGGTGCAGTTTACTGCCCTGCGGAATGGAGACCGCTTCTTTTACGAGAACGATCCTGTCCTTTCCCCGGAAGAGAAAGAGGTGATTCGCCATACTTCCCTGCACGACATCATCATGCGCAATACGGGCATTACTTTAATGCAGGACAAGGTGTTCGAATCTATGCCGCATTCCGATATTTGTGGAAACATGACCGCCGACGTGGCCGGCAATATCTTTACGGAAACCGGGCTGCCTGTGCCGGACGCGTCCGTTCGCGTGCTCAGCAGCAACAATACCCAGGAACTGCTCTCCAGCCCGGACGGCAACTTCTACTTTGTGGATGTGCCCGCCTGCAATGTCAATGCGATTGATGTATCCAAGATCGACGATGTGACCAACGGCGTTTCAACTGCCGACCTGGTCTTCATCCAGCAGCATATCCTGGGCATCCAGCAACTGGACAGCCCCTACAAGATCATCGCTGCCGACGCCGACCGCAGCGGCGCCGTTACCGCTCTGGATCAGATTTACATCCGGAAGGTGATCCTGGGGATTTCCACGGCATTCCCCAACAACAATTCCTGGCGTTTTGTAAGGGCGGACTATGTGTTCCAAACCAGCAACCCGTTGTCGGAAGACTTCCCCGAAACGGTTGAAGTCGGAGATATTTTATCCAATGACATGAACGTCAACTTCATTGCCGTCAAAGTCGGCGATGTGACCGGAGATGTCGACCCGGCTAACAACCTCAACCCGGTTGAACCGCGCGCCGTACTGGCTTTCGAGCTGGATGATATGGAGCTGCAGGCGGGAGAAACTTATAACATCGCCTTCACTGCCGATGCCTTCGGCGGCGTCCGCGGCTACCAGTTTGGTATCGGGTACGACGAGCAGGTTCTCGAATTCGAAGGCGTGTTGCCGGGCAGCCTCACGGGCCTTTCTGAAGACAACTTCGGGGTATTCGCCGGAGAAGGCCTGGTGACCACCAGCTGGTTTAAAACGGAGCACTTCGAAGCCTCCGGTAGTGCCCCCCTCTTCTACCTGAGCTTCCGGGCCCTGCAAAATGCTCAGCTGAGCGAGGTCCTGGCCCTGAACGACCGCAAGACCAAAGGCGAGGCTTACGATACCTACCTGGAGCCGATGGGCGTTGCCCTGGAGTTCAATGCCACCGGCGGCACAGCAGATGAGGCGGCTTTCGCCTTGTACCAGAACCGCCCGAACCCGTTTGCCAACGCTACGGCCATTCCGTTCCGGCTTCCGGCGGAGGGCTGGGCAAAGCTCACGGTCTTCGATGCTACGGGCAAAGCGCTGCTCGTGAAGCAGGGCAACTTTGCTGCCGGCTACAACGAATGGCAACTGAACCGCAACGAGGTCCGGTCCAGCGGCTTGCTCTACTACCGCGTTGAAACGGAAAACGCCACCGCCACCCAGAGAATGATAATTGCAGATTAA
- a CDS encoding amidase yields the protein MKKPHYLLLGLLMGALLSFTFFLTPIDRAMVQQAAALIGLEMTETEIDSMLPGLEEHCSSYASIREKDIPNELAPALQFNPLPQGFTINTKQEAVYFDIPKGIKRPENLDDLAFYSVAQLSALVKSRQITSVELTEFFLERLKKHDPTLHCVIALTGERALAQARQMDEELARGQYRSPLHGIPFGAKDLLATRDYKTTWGAMPYKDQMLDFDAAVIEKLEAAGGVLVAKLTLGALAWGDVWYGGKTRNPWDTEQGSSGSSAGSASAVSAGLVPFAIGTETWGSIVSPATVCGVTGLRPTFGRVSRYGAMALSWSMDKIGPICRTAQDCAIVFEAIRGQDDRDATTVAAAFNYNQKIEAKNLRVAYLKSDFGGDYPFKAQDSLALAKLRKLGIAPIAIELPEVPDIGFVLSAEAAAAFDELTRSGKDDLLVRQIQNAWPNVFRQARFIPAVEYIQANRLRTRLIEETHRALREFDVFIAPSWAGDNLLRTNLTGHPCVVLPTGFIDGLPASITFCGQLFGEAEVLKLAELYQANTDFHLKHPDGFWME from the coding sequence ATGAAAAAACCACACTACCTCCTGCTCGGCCTCTTGATGGGCGCCCTGCTCAGTTTCACCTTCTTCCTCACCCCCATCGACCGGGCCATGGTGCAACAAGCAGCTGCCCTCATCGGGCTGGAAATGACGGAAACGGAGATCGACAGCATGCTGCCGGGCCTGGAAGAGCACTGCAGCAGTTATGCTTCTATTCGGGAAAAAGACATTCCCAACGAACTGGCGCCCGCTCTCCAGTTCAACCCCCTGCCCCAGGGCTTTACGATCAATACCAAACAGGAGGCCGTGTATTTCGATATCCCCAAAGGCATCAAACGGCCGGAGAACCTCGACGACCTGGCATTCTACTCCGTGGCGCAGTTGTCGGCCCTGGTCAAAAGCCGGCAAATAACCTCCGTAGAATTGACGGAGTTTTTCCTGGAACGGCTCAAAAAGCACGACCCCACCCTGCATTGCGTCATCGCCTTAACCGGAGAACGCGCCCTGGCGCAGGCCCGGCAGATGGACGAGGAACTGGCCCGCGGCCAGTACCGCAGCCCCCTGCACGGCATCCCATTCGGCGCCAAGGACCTGCTGGCTACCCGAGACTACAAGACCACCTGGGGCGCCATGCCTTATAAGGATCAGATGCTGGATTTCGATGCCGCAGTGATCGAAAAACTGGAGGCCGCCGGAGGGGTGCTGGTTGCCAAACTCACCCTGGGCGCATTGGCCTGGGGCGATGTATGGTACGGCGGCAAAACCCGCAACCCCTGGGATACAGAGCAAGGTTCCAGCGGATCTTCCGCCGGCTCCGCTTCCGCCGTTTCGGCCGGCCTGGTGCCATTCGCGATCGGCACCGAAACCTGGGGTTCCATCGTTTCTCCCGCTACCGTTTGCGGGGTGACGGGGCTGCGGCCCACCTTCGGCCGCGTCAGCCGCTACGGCGCTATGGCGCTGAGCTGGAGCATGGACAAGATCGGGCCCATCTGCCGCACCGCGCAGGATTGCGCCATTGTTTTCGAAGCCATTCGCGGGCAGGACGATCGCGATGCCACGACCGTGGCCGCCGCCTTCAATTACAACCAGAAAATTGAGGCCAAAAACCTACGGGTAGCTTACCTGAAAAGCGATTTTGGCGGCGATTACCCGTTCAAAGCGCAAGATAGCCTGGCGCTGGCCAAACTGCGGAAGCTGGGCATCGCCCCCATCGCCATCGAGCTGCCGGAAGTGCCGGATATCGGCTTCGTGCTCAGCGCCGAGGCTGCCGCTGCCTTCGATGAACTGACCCGCTCCGGAAAGGACGATTTGCTGGTGCGGCAAATCCAAAATGCCTGGCCCAACGTCTTCCGGCAGGCGCGCTTTATTCCGGCGGTAGAGTACATTCAGGCCAACCGCCTGCGTACCCGGCTGATCGAAGAAACTCACCGGGCGCTAAGGGAGTTTGATGTCTTCATCGCTCCTTCCTGGGCGGGCGACAACCTGCTGCGCACCAACCTCACCGGCCATCCCTGCGTGGTATTGCCTACCGGCTTCATCGACGGGCTGCCGGCGAGCATTACCTTCTGCGGGCAGCTGTTCGGCGAGGCGGAAGTGCTGAAACTGGCAGAGCTGTATCAGGCGAATACTGATTTTCACTTAAAGCACCCGGATGGGTTTTGGATGGAATGA